A stretch of Candidatus Hydrogenedentota bacterium DNA encodes these proteins:
- a CDS encoding HAMP domain-containing protein has protein sequence MDIKSTANRSTKPLRPSRRREHGADGKGRDAADNGPAPEAKDPIDQILDVVLALRSGDFTRRLPNEWTGTYGKIADALNDVMMVVERRGSEFSRISHAVGKQGRLSQRISVPGAVGSWADGVDDINALIDDLVWPTMEITRAVGAVARGDLSQTMSLEVDGRPLEGEFLRSARLVSTMMNQLAVFTSEVTRVAREVGTDGRLGGQAQVEGVSGVWKELTESVNSMASNLTAQVRNIAEVTIAVANGDLSKKITVDVRGEILQQKEAMNGMVDQLRSFASEVTRVAREVGTDGNLGGQAVVPGAAGTWKDLTDNVNLMAANLTTQVRNITEVTIAVARGDLSRKITVDVRGELLELKDTINTMVEQLRAFAFEVSRVAREVGTEGRLGGQADVPGVAGTWKDLTDNVNSMASNLTAQVRNIAEVTTAVARGDLSRKITADAKGEILELKDTINTMVDQLNAFASEVSRVAREVGTDGKLGGQAEVQGVAGTWKDLTDNVNSMASNLTSQVRNIAEVTTAVARGDLSRTITADAKGEILELKETINTMVDQLNAFASEVSRVAREVGTDGKLGGQADVPGVAGTWKDLTDNVNSMASNLTAQVRNIAEVTTAVARGDLSRTITVDVSGELLQLKETINTMVEQLRGFASEVTRVAREVGTDGKLGGQATVPGVAGTWKDLTDNVNSMASNLTSQVRNIAEVTTAVARGDLSRKIVADAKGEILELKNTINTMVDQLNAFAAEVTRVAREVGTDGKLGGQATVPGVAGTWKDLTDNVNSMATNLTDQVRGIVKVVTAVAEGNLEQKLTVEAKGEIAALAETINNMTDTLATFAQQVTNVAREVGVDGRLGGQANVPGASGTWKDLTGNVNLLAANLSTQVRAIAEVATAVTQGDLTRSIQVEASGEVATLKDNVNTMIHNLRVTTERNLEQDWLKTNLAKFAGMLQGQRDLFTVGQMLLSELVPLVNAQQGVIYQMVDGPDPFLRLLAGYAQPEDQPEQIRLGKGLAGQCAIEKKRIILTDVPSEYTKIHSGLGSAYPESVVVIPTLFEGETKAVIELASLGSFTATHLTFLDQLTLSIGVVFNTIEATMQTENLLQQSQQLTSELQAQKRELQQTNEELEEKARLLADQNVEVERKNEEVELARRALEEKAAELALTSKYKSEFLANMSHELRTPLNSILILGQQLAENSEGNLNSKQIEFARNMYSAGSELLSLINEILDLSKIESGTVTIELEELPFAVIREGAERDFRHVAESKNIEFLVELESELPPTMITDPKRVQQILKNLLSNAFKFTSTGEVCLRIGIANEGWNSINQSLNAAASVVAFTVSDTGIGIPPEKQKLIFEAFQQADAGTSRKYGGTGLGLAICREQSVLLGGEITVASSPEQGSTFTLFLPLQLRGAESDILPPPVAEVAPLPASRLLEKQSDEPIPDDRDEVGTGDLSVLVIEDDRHYAEFLYAIARETGFKVLIATNGDQGLRLVQQYQPSAIAMDIFLPDTLGWTLLNQLKNDLSTRHIPILLISGDDDRRHDGIAHGAFSFLQKPATAQEISASLERMKDFVSQWPKRLLVVEDDHIEGRSIVELLAHDDLEIAVAPSGADAMRLLASRAFECCVLDLRLPDMSGLELLDWIQKREEHANLPIIVFTGKELAASEETALRAVAKSIVLKDVRSPERLFDETALFLHRNVNELPRAKRDLVISLQDSRRTLRGRTALVVDDDVRNIFALLSVLENQGMEVLTATDGRQAMDLLHRTPHVEVVLLDIMMPEMDGFETMREIRTDARYASLPILALTAKAMKGDREKCLEAGASDYIAKPVNVDHLLSLLRVWLKR, from the coding sequence ATGGACATCAAATCCACCGCGAATCGTTCCACGAAGCCGTTGAGACCGTCCAGGCGACGTGAGCACGGCGCCGACGGCAAGGGGCGCGACGCCGCGGATAACGGGCCCGCCCCGGAAGCCAAGGATCCGATCGATCAGATTCTGGACGTTGTCCTCGCGCTGCGGTCCGGCGACTTTACGCGGCGGCTTCCCAATGAGTGGACAGGAACCTACGGGAAGATCGCGGATGCCCTGAACGACGTCATGATGGTGGTGGAACGGCGCGGAAGCGAGTTTTCGCGAATCAGCCACGCGGTGGGCAAACAGGGCCGCTTGTCCCAGCGGATTAGCGTCCCGGGCGCGGTCGGCAGCTGGGCGGATGGCGTGGACGACATCAACGCGCTCATCGATGATCTGGTCTGGCCCACGATGGAGATCACCCGCGCCGTTGGAGCCGTCGCCCGCGGGGACCTGAGCCAGACGATGTCGCTGGAAGTGGACGGTCGCCCGCTGGAGGGCGAGTTTCTGCGATCCGCAAGATTGGTGAGCACCATGATGAACCAGCTGGCCGTGTTCACGTCGGAGGTGACGCGGGTGGCGCGGGAAGTGGGCACGGACGGGCGCCTCGGCGGCCAGGCGCAGGTTGAAGGGGTGAGCGGCGTTTGGAAGGAGTTGACGGAAAGCGTTAACTCGATGGCCTCCAACCTCACTGCCCAGGTGCGCAACATCGCCGAAGTCACCATCGCGGTCGCCAATGGCGATCTGTCGAAGAAGATCACGGTCGACGTGCGCGGGGAAATCCTCCAGCAGAAGGAGGCGATGAACGGCATGGTGGACCAGCTCCGCTCGTTCGCCTCGGAGGTCACCCGCGTCGCGCGCGAAGTCGGAACGGACGGCAACCTGGGCGGCCAGGCGGTGGTTCCGGGCGCGGCCGGAACCTGGAAAGACCTGACCGACAATGTAAACCTCATGGCGGCCAACCTCACGACCCAGGTGCGCAACATCACGGAGGTCACCATCGCCGTGGCGCGCGGCGACCTCTCCCGCAAGATCACGGTGGATGTTCGCGGCGAACTGCTGGAGCTCAAGGACACCATCAACACGATGGTGGAGCAGCTTCGCGCATTCGCCTTCGAGGTAAGCCGCGTGGCGCGCGAGGTGGGCACGGAAGGCCGTCTTGGGGGACAGGCCGATGTGCCGGGCGTGGCGGGCACGTGGAAGGATCTCACGGATAACGTGAATTCCATGGCCTCCAACCTCACCGCCCAGGTGCGCAATATTGCCGAGGTAACGACGGCCGTGGCGCGCGGCGACCTGTCCCGCAAGATCACCGCGGACGCCAAGGGCGAGATCCTCGAACTGAAAGATACGATCAATACGATGGTCGACCAGTTGAACGCTTTTGCCTCCGAGGTGAGCCGGGTGGCGCGCGAGGTGGGGACCGACGGAAAACTCGGCGGGCAGGCCGAGGTCCAGGGCGTGGCGGGCACGTGGAAGGATCTTACGGATAATGTGAACTCCATGGCGTCGAATCTCACCTCCCAGGTGCGCAATATCGCCGAGGTCACGACCGCCGTGGCGCGCGGCGACCTCTCCCGGACAATTACCGCGGACGCCAAGGGGGAAATCCTTGAGCTGAAAGAGACCATCAACACGATGGTCGATCAGTTGAATGCGTTCGCCTCCGAGGTGAGCCGTGTCGCGCGCGAAGTGGGCACGGACGGCAAGCTCGGGGGCCAGGCCGATGTGCCCGGGGTGGCGGGAACTTGGAAAGACCTCACGGACAACGTGAACTCCATGGCCTCCAACCTCACGGCCCAGGTGCGCAACATCGCGGAGGTGACGACGGCCGTGGCCCGGGGCGATCTCTCCCGGACCATCACGGTGGATGTGAGCGGGGAGCTCTTGCAGCTGAAGGAAACCATTAACACCATGGTGGAACAGCTTCGCGGATTCGCCTCGGAAGTGACCCGCGTTGCGCGTGAAGTGGGCACGGATGGCAAGCTCGGGGGCCAGGCGACAGTGCCGGGCGTGGCGGGCACGTGGAAGGATCTCACCGACAACGTCAACTCGATGGCGTCCAATCTCACATCGCAGGTGCGCAATATTGCCGAGGTGACGACGGCGGTGGCGCGGGGCGATCTCTCGCGCAAGATCGTGGCCGACGCCAAGGGCGAAATTCTCGAACTCAAGAACACAATCAACACCATGGTGGACCAGCTCAACGCCTTCGCGGCCGAAGTCACGCGCGTCGCGCGCGAGGTGGGCACGGACGGGAAGCTCGGCGGGCAGGCCACGGTGCCGGGCGTGGCGGGCACGTGGAAGGACCTCACCGACAACGTCAATTCCATGGCCACCAATTTGACGGATCAAGTGCGCGGTATTGTAAAAGTGGTGACCGCCGTGGCCGAGGGCAACCTCGAACAGAAACTCACGGTGGAGGCCAAGGGCGAAATCGCGGCGCTGGCAGAAACCATCAACAATATGACCGACACCCTGGCCACCTTCGCCCAGCAGGTAACCAACGTTGCCCGCGAGGTGGGCGTGGACGGGCGGTTGGGTGGCCAGGCCAACGTCCCCGGGGCCTCGGGCACCTGGAAGGATCTCACCGGCAACGTGAACCTGCTGGCGGCCAATCTCAGCACGCAGGTGCGCGCAATCGCGGAAGTGGCGACGGCGGTTACCCAGGGCGATCTCACCCGATCCATTCAGGTGGAGGCCAGCGGCGAAGTGGCCACGCTCAAAGACAACGTCAACACCATGATCCACAATCTCCGCGTAACCACGGAGCGCAATCTGGAACAGGACTGGCTCAAGACCAATCTGGCCAAGTTTGCGGGGATGCTGCAGGGCCAGCGGGATCTTTTTACCGTGGGCCAGATGCTGCTGTCGGAACTGGTGCCGCTTGTCAACGCGCAGCAGGGCGTCATCTACCAGATGGTGGATGGCCCGGATCCCTTTCTGCGGTTGCTTGCCGGCTACGCGCAACCTGAGGACCAGCCCGAACAAATTCGCCTGGGAAAGGGCCTCGCGGGCCAGTGCGCGATTGAGAAGAAGCGCATCATACTCACCGATGTACCCTCGGAATACACCAAAATCCATTCCGGTTTGGGCAGCGCGTACCCGGAAAGCGTGGTGGTGATACCGACCCTCTTTGAAGGGGAAACCAAGGCCGTCATCGAGCTTGCGTCACTGGGGTCGTTTACCGCGACGCACCTGACCTTCCTCGACCAGCTCACTCTCAGCATCGGTGTGGTATTTAACACCATCGAAGCCACGATGCAGACGGAAAACCTGCTCCAGCAGTCGCAGCAGCTGACCTCGGAGCTCCAGGCGCAAAAACGCGAGTTGCAACAGACAAACGAAGAGCTCGAAGAAAAAGCGCGCCTGCTGGCGGACCAGAACGTCGAAGTCGAACGCAAAAACGAGGAAGTCGAGCTCGCCCGGCGCGCGCTGGAGGAGAAAGCGGCCGAGCTGGCGCTCACGTCAAAGTACAAATCCGAATTCCTAGCCAATATGTCCCACGAATTACGGACACCGTTGAATTCGATACTGATTCTCGGGCAGCAACTTGCCGAAAACTCCGAAGGCAACCTCAACAGCAAGCAGATCGAGTTTGCCCGCAACATGTATTCCGCCGGTTCGGAGCTCCTTTCCCTCATCAACGAAATTCTCGACCTCTCCAAGATCGAATCGGGAACCGTGACTATTGAACTGGAGGAACTGCCCTTTGCGGTGATCCGGGAAGGCGCCGAACGGGACTTCCGCCACGTCGCCGAATCCAAGAATATCGAATTCCTCGTTGAACTTGAATCCGAACTGCCGCCCACAATGATTACCGACCCCAAGCGGGTCCAGCAGATTCTCAAAAACCTCCTGTCCAACGCCTTCAAGTTCACCTCCACGGGGGAGGTGTGCCTCCGGATCGGGATCGCAAACGAAGGCTGGAACAGCATCAATCAATCGCTCAACGCGGCCGCCAGCGTAGTAGCCTTTACCGTTTCCGACACCGGGATTGGAATCCCCCCGGAAAAGCAGAAGCTCATCTTCGAGGCATTCCAGCAGGCGGACGCCGGAACAAGCCGAAAGTATGGCGGGACCGGGCTGGGGCTGGCGATATGCCGCGAACAGTCGGTTCTGCTGGGCGGCGAGATCACGGTGGCGAGCAGCCCGGAGCAAGGCAGCACCTTTACATTATTCCTGCCGCTCCAGTTGCGTGGCGCCGAATCGGACATCCTCCCGCCACCCGTCGCGGAGGTTGCGCCCCTGCCCGCCTCGCGATTGTTGGAGAAGCAGTCGGACGAACCAATCCCCGACGATCGCGATGAGGTCGGGACGGGCGATCTTTCGGTGCTGGTGATAGAGGACGACCGGCATTACGCTGAATTCCTTTACGCGATCGCCCGTGAAACCGGCTTCAAAGTACTCATTGCGACAAACGGCGATCAGGGGTTGCGCCTGGTCCAGCAGTACCAGCCATCCGCTATCGCCATGGACATATTCCTGCCGGATACGCTCGGCTGGACGCTCCTGAACCAGTTGAAAAACGACCTGTCCACCCGGCACATACCCATTCTGCTCATTTCCGGTGACGACGACCGGCGCCACGACGGCATCGCGCATGGGGCATTTTCCTTCCTCCAAAAACCCGCTACGGCCCAGGAAATCTCGGCGTCCCTGGAGCGCATGAAGGACTTCGTATCCCAGTGGCCGAAGCGGCTTCTCGTCGTCGAGGATGACCATATCGAGGGCCGGAGCATCGTTGAATTGCTCGCCCACGACGACCTCGAAATTGCCGTGGCCCCCAGCGGCGCGGATGCGATGCGGCTCCTCGCCAGCCGGGCGTTCGAATGCTGCGTTCTCGACCTCCGCCTCCCCGATATGAGTGGTCTCGAACTACTCGATTGGATCCAGAAGCGCGAAGAACACGCCAACCTGCCCATTATTGTGTTCACGGGCAAAGAACTGGCCGCGTCGGAGGAAACCGCGCTGCGCGCCGTCGCCAAGAGCATCGTGCTCAAGGATGTGCGATCGCCGGAACGGCTCTTCGATGAAACCGCGTTGTTTCTGCACCGAAACGTAAACGAGCTGCCCCGGGCCAAGCGCGATCTCGTGATAAGCCTGCAGGACTCCCGTAGAACACTGCGCGGGCGCACCGCCCTGGTCGTCGACGATGACGTGCGAAACATCTTTGCGCTCCTCAGCGTCCTCGAGAACCAGGGCATGGAGGTGCTCACCGCAACCGATGGGCGGCAGGCCATGGATCTGCTCCACCGCACACCGCACGTCGAGGTGGTCTTGCTCGACATCATGATGCCGGAAATGGATGGCTTCGAAACCATGCGGGAGATTCGAACCGACGCCCGCTACGCCAGCCTGCCCATCCTCGCGCTGACGGCCAAGGCCATGAAAGGGGACCGCGAAAAATGTCTGGAAGCCGGCGCTTCGGACTACATCGCCAAGCCCGTCAACGTGGATCATCTCCTGTCCTTGCTTCGCGTTTGGCTCAAGCGCTGA
- a CDS encoding sigma-54-dependent Fis family transcriptional regulator produces MPPLRVLVVEDEHRLRANIVGCLEGYGYLVTAVSNAEDALVAVSKLDIDVVFLDVYLSNANGEEYILPLLSEKPGLGIVVMTAYPTIEGAVGAVRKGACDYLEKPFTADTLAKAAARAGAAASVRSRANGNGTSGAPEGGSVQWPSASAAMKAVLNRALQVAASGAPVLLRGEHGTGKTLLARAIHEWSSRRDRALGIVSCPSLSAQLLESELFGHVRGAFTGAVKDNPGRVAQCDGGTLFLDEIGDLPVELQPKLLRFLQDKEYEPVGDARTRHADVRIISATNADIEQAVSRGRLREDLLYRLNVVELRVPPLRERKEDIPDLARQLLQSLAKGASRPVAGFTPEAERALTEYAWPGNVRELRNAIERALVFCTNGHIGAEHLPGGQIAPPDEPRVGDPVSLATLQEHHIRRVLASTRSLREAATILEIDETTLWRRRKEYGL; encoded by the coding sequence ATCCCCCCACTCCGTGTGCTGGTTGTGGAAGATGAACACCGGCTGCGGGCGAATATTGTCGGCTGCCTGGAAGGCTACGGATATCTTGTGACGGCCGTAAGCAATGCGGAAGACGCGCTGGTGGCTGTGTCCAAGTTGGATATTGATGTTGTATTTCTGGATGTCTATCTGAGCAACGCCAATGGCGAGGAGTATATTCTGCCCCTGCTATCGGAGAAGCCCGGTCTTGGAATCGTGGTAATGACCGCCTATCCGACCATAGAAGGCGCCGTCGGCGCTGTCCGGAAGGGGGCCTGCGACTATCTGGAAAAGCCGTTCACCGCCGATACGCTCGCGAAAGCGGCGGCGCGTGCGGGGGCGGCGGCCAGTGTGCGCAGCCGCGCCAACGGCAATGGAACTTCCGGCGCGCCGGAAGGCGGCTCGGTCCAGTGGCCCAGCGCGAGCGCCGCGATGAAGGCTGTCTTGAACCGCGCGCTGCAAGTTGCCGCATCCGGCGCTCCGGTGTTGCTGCGCGGGGAACACGGCACGGGCAAGACGTTACTCGCACGGGCAATCCATGAATGGAGCAGCCGGCGGGACCGCGCACTTGGGATCGTGTCCTGCCCCTCCCTCTCCGCCCAACTGCTGGAAAGCGAATTGTTCGGCCACGTTCGCGGCGCATTCACCGGGGCCGTGAAGGACAATCCCGGCCGCGTCGCCCAGTGTGACGGCGGCACCCTCTTTCTGGATGAAATCGGCGATTTGCCCGTCGAACTCCAGCCGAAGCTCCTCCGCTTCCTGCAGGACAAGGAGTACGAGCCGGTCGGCGACGCCCGAACACGGCACGCCGATGTGCGCATTATATCGGCCACCAACGCGGACATTGAACAAGCCGTTTCCCGCGGCCGGCTGCGCGAGGACCTGCTGTACCGGCTGAACGTGGTCGAACTGAGGGTGCCGCCGCTCCGGGAACGGAAAGAGGACATTCCCGACCTGGCCCGCCAATTGCTTCAGTCCCTGGCGAAGGGCGCGTCCAGGCCGGTCGCCGGGTTTACCCCCGAGGCCGAGCGGGCCCTGACGGAGTACGCGTGGCCCGGCAACGTGCGCGAGCTCCGCAACGCCATTGAGCGCGCCCTGGTGTTTTGCACGAATGGGCACATCGGCGCGGAACATTTGCCCGGAGGCCAGATAGCGCCGCCGGACGAGCCCCGGGTTGGGGATCCGGTGTCCCTGGCAACCCTGCAGGAACATCATATTCGCCGTGTCCTGGCGTCAACCCGTTCCTTGCGGGAAGCCGCCACGATTCTGGAAATCGATGAAACCACCCTGTGGCGTCGCCGAAAGGAGTATGGCCTGTAG
- a CDS encoding PEP-CTERM sorting domain-containing protein — MSRWRRFGPKWVAMAFILTGSQAYAITTDGDWSDWFTYHGNLASDDWEQGNYTLLDGHIRAQADEEGTTPGGGGQEYDNEEIFYVFRYADNSDPSLGGTIHVGLVTGFDAAGRFGAGGPHYAGDMFFDFGATGGFDLAVAVGAEDTPENLGGLRFSQAWVNLGAPNWTTLGVNTHYDSGPYRVDENAAGAVDYTGAVEVAWGGAGPHNFLEIALTVGGDVASLLTDPENGGLGLHWTMLCGNDVVDVMDENPLNPVPEPASIALLGIGFMGLALRSRFPQC, encoded by the coding sequence ATGAGTCGATGGAGACGGTTTGGCCCGAAATGGGTCGCGATGGCGTTCATTCTCACTGGAAGCCAGGCCTACGCGATTACCACGGACGGTGACTGGTCCGACTGGTTCACCTACCACGGCAATCTGGCGTCCGATGACTGGGAGCAGGGGAACTACACTCTCCTTGACGGTCACATCCGCGCGCAAGCCGACGAGGAGGGCACAACTCCGGGCGGCGGCGGACAGGAGTACGACAATGAAGAGATCTTCTACGTGTTCCGGTATGCCGACAACAGCGATCCCAGTCTCGGCGGCACGATACATGTGGGCCTGGTGACCGGGTTCGATGCGGCGGGGCGCTTTGGGGCCGGTGGCCCGCATTACGCCGGCGATATGTTCTTCGACTTCGGCGCGACGGGCGGCTTCGATCTGGCGGTAGCGGTTGGCGCCGAGGACACCCCCGAAAACCTGGGCGGACTCCGGTTTTCCCAGGCCTGGGTCAACCTGGGCGCCCCAAACTGGACAACGCTCGGGGTCAATACCCACTACGATTCGGGCCCCTACCGGGTGGACGAAAACGCCGCGGGCGCGGTGGACTACACGGGGGCCGTGGAAGTCGCCTGGGGCGGCGCGGGCCCCCACAATTTCCTCGAAATCGCGTTGACCGTCGGGGGGGACGTGGCGAGCCTCCTGACCGACCCGGAGAACGGCGGCCTCGGACTGCACTGGACCATGCTCTGCGGCAATGACGTGGTGGATGTCATGGACGAAAACCCGCTCAATCCGGTGCCCGAGCCGGCCTCAATCGCCCTGCTTGGCATTGGCTTCATGGGACTGGCGCTACGGTCCCGTTTCCCGCAGTGCTAG
- a CDS encoding PEP-CTERM sorting domain-containing protein gives MQHRKAFPAMALALGAGLAAATMLAPGRAGAVVIYDNGGPSVLNVVSDQDDLGNVPGVDLPIILSDDFALDVDSELQDVHWWGSYALDVALELPEDDFRLQLFADVGGAPEINPFYSVGLGEVGRVDTGDTDAAGNPIYEYWVDLADPITLSAGVTYHLSIANDTSESIATWLWAASTETERFGYHLRAGDDMLWLPQMVPPNLAFNLTGEPLNGGAPIPEPATVSLLGLGVAGLVARYRGKPNRRS, from the coding sequence ATGCAGCATCGAAAGGCTTTCCCGGCAATGGCCCTCGCCCTGGGCGCCGGTCTGGCGGCCGCAACAATGCTGGCGCCGGGCCGCGCCGGGGCCGTCGTCATCTACGACAACGGCGGGCCATCGGTCCTCAACGTCGTCAGCGACCAGGATGACCTCGGCAATGTTCCCGGGGTGGACTTGCCTATCATCTTGAGTGATGATTTCGCGCTGGACGTGGACTCGGAATTGCAGGATGTCCACTGGTGGGGTTCCTACGCGCTGGACGTGGCGCTGGAGCTCCCCGAGGACGACTTCCGGCTGCAATTGTTCGCCGATGTCGGCGGCGCGCCGGAGATCAACCCCTTCTATTCCGTCGGTCTCGGCGAGGTGGGCCGCGTGGATACGGGCGATACCGACGCGGCTGGCAACCCGATCTACGAGTACTGGGTTGACTTGGCCGATCCAATCACCCTGAGCGCCGGCGTCACCTACCACCTCTCCATCGCAAATGACACAAGCGAGTCCATCGCCACCTGGCTGTGGGCAGCTTCCACGGAGACCGAGCGGTTCGGGTACCACCTGCGAGCCGGCGACGACATGCTCTGGTTGCCTCAAATGGTTCCCCCGAACCTCGCCTTCAATCTAACCGGCGAACCCCTGAATGGCGGGGCCCCCATCCCCGAACCCGCCACCGTCTCGCTGCTCGGCCTCGGCGTCGCGGGCCTGGTTGCGCGGTACCGCGGGAAGCCAAACCGGCGATCGTAG
- a CDS encoding response regulator transcription factor translates to MDDTRGGGLPARPPGQCGRIVVVDDHPLIRQGLCGLIGERADLEVCGTAEGARDGLQLILEHQPDVAIVDIGLQDGDGIDVTRRIQKLSPGTRVLIVSVFAEPVYARQAIAAGASGFISKVSALDEMLAAIRCVLAGETYLGEDLLDGGRSGDVDGRQPSGNLIKQLSMRELQVFKAIGEGMSTVAIASYLGIGVKTVETHRANIRRKLHLSSAHELKECAMRWSIKAQG, encoded by the coding sequence ATGGACGATACCCGGGGAGGAGGCCTGCCCGCGCGGCCGCCAGGGCAGTGCGGTCGGATTGTGGTGGTTGATGACCACCCGCTCATCCGGCAGGGGCTCTGCGGCTTAATAGGCGAGCGGGCCGATCTTGAGGTGTGTGGCACGGCGGAGGGCGCGCGGGATGGTCTCCAGCTGATTCTTGAGCACCAGCCGGATGTGGCGATCGTGGATATTGGCCTGCAGGACGGCGACGGGATCGATGTAACGCGGCGCATCCAGAAGTTGTCGCCGGGAACCCGGGTGTTAATTGTGTCGGTTTTTGCGGAGCCGGTGTATGCCCGGCAGGCGATCGCGGCGGGCGCTAGCGGTTTCATTTCGAAGGTCTCGGCGCTGGACGAAATGCTGGCGGCGATCCGGTGCGTCCTGGCGGGCGAGACGTACCTGGGGGAGGATTTGCTGGACGGCGGGCGGTCTGGCGACGTGGATGGGCGCCAGCCATCGGGCAATCTGATCAAGCAATTGAGCATGCGCGAACTCCAGGTATTCAAGGCGATTGGCGAGGGCATGTCCACGGTGGCCATCGCGTCCTATCTGGGGATTGGGGTGAAGACTGTGGAGACGCACCGGGCCAATATCCGGCGCAAGCTCCATCTCTCGTCCGCCCATGAATTGAAGGAATGCGCGATGCGCTGGTCGATCAAGGCGCAGGGCTGA
- a CDS encoding sulfatase — protein MSLFRSCGLSPATLLPAALLLVHSTAAFAAPAPNVLLLIADDMRPWIGAYAAAPVRTPHLDRLADRGLLFNRAYCQNAVCGPSRASFLTGLRPDTTRIFDNDTHFRLHDPRIVTLPQHFRGHGYRTQAAGKIFHPSFAQAYVSARLDDPPSWSEPTWYPPPQYYHTEAGMALAESVFLRHPGCGMYRGETCIHNRLQTPAELTPEERARYGGGEWKRHFVQGALLEAPDVPDSDLGDGQIADRAIEALRAARGGPFFLAVGFLRPHVPFVAPKQYWDLYDRADFDPVANGAMPAGVSIETYPRMHDHWAYEDTVPEGPLDNATARALMHGYAACASFVDAQAGRVLDELERLGLADNTIVVFMGDHGYHLGEQGRWGKQTCYETATRAPLIVAAPGMAARGARTDALVEYVDLFPALCELAGLPAPPALEGASFAPLLDAPDRPWKRAAFSQFPNPVRLSRPEIAPQPGDLMGRAIRTDRHRLVIWEHVLEPEKIEAIELYDYATDPGETHNLADDPAHAATVRELIGMLGAGWRASGPP, from the coding sequence ATGTCCCTATTCCGATCTTGCGGGCTGTCGCCCGCCACGCTGTTGCCCGCCGCCCTGCTGCTCGTCCATTCGACGGCCGCCTTCGCCGCGCCCGCTCCCAACGTGCTGCTCCTTATTGCCGACGATATGCGCCCGTGGATCGGGGCCTATGCCGCGGCGCCCGTGCGGACGCCCCACCTCGACCGCCTGGCGGATCGGGGCCTGCTGTTCAACCGGGCGTACTGCCAGAACGCGGTCTGTGGGCCTTCGCGGGCCAGCTTTCTGACGGGGCTGCGGCCGGACACCACCCGGATCTTCGACAATGACACGCATTTCCGCCTGCACGATCCACGGATTGTGACGCTGCCGCAGCACTTCCGCGGGCACGGCTACCGAACCCAGGCCGCGGGCAAAATCTTTCACCCCAGCTTCGCCCAGGCCTACGTGAGCGCGCGGCTGGACGATCCCCCCTCCTGGAGTGAGCCGACGTGGTATCCCCCGCCGCAGTATTACCATACGGAGGCTGGCATGGCCCTGGCCGAGTCAGTTTTTCTGCGGCATCCGGGCTGCGGGATGTATCGGGGGGAGACCTGCATCCACAACCGCCTCCAGACGCCGGCGGAACTGACCCCCGAGGAGCGCGCACGATATGGCGGCGGTGAGTGGAAGCGCCATTTCGTGCAGGGGGCCCTTCTGGAGGCCCCCGACGTCCCCGACAGCGACCTCGGGGACGGACAGATCGCCGATCGCGCGATCGAGGCGCTGCGGGCGGCGCGGGGCGGCCCGTTTTTCCTGGCGGTGGGTTTCCTCAGGCCCCACGTTCCCTTTGTGGCGCCGAAGCAATACTGGGACCTCTACGACCGGGCCGACTTCGATCCCGTGGCCAATGGCGCGATGCCGGCGGGGGTCTCCATCGAAACCTATCCCCGCATGCACGACCATTGGGCCTATGAGGATACAGTTCCCGAGGGCCCGCTGGACAACGCCACGGCCCGCGCCCTGATGCACGGCTACGCGGCGTGCGCCAGCTTCGTGGACGCGCAGGCCGGCCGCGTGCTGGATGAACTGGAGCGCCTCGGACTCGCGGACAACACGATCGTCGTGTTCATGGGGGATCACGGCTACCACCTGGGCGAGCAGGGCCGCTGGGGCAAGCAGACCTGCTACGAGACCGCCACGCGCGCCCCGCTGATCGTCGCCGCGCCGGGCATGGCCGCGCGGGGCGCCCGCACCGACGCCCTCGTGGAGTATGTGGACCTCTTCCCCGCCCTGTGCGAGCTGGCGGGCCTGCCGGCCCCCCCGGCCCTCGAGGGCGCCAGCTTCGCGCCCCTGCTCGATGCGCCGGACCGCCCCTGGAAGCGCGCGGCATTCAGCCAGTTCCCGAATCCCGTCCGGCTGAGCCGCCCGGAAATCGCCCCGCAACCCGGCGACCTGATGGGGCGGGCGATCCGGACGGACCGCCACCGGCTGGTGATCTGGGAGCATGTGCTGGAGCCCGAGAAAATCGAAGCGATCGAGTTGTACGACTACGCGACCGACCCCGGCGAGACCCACAACCTTGCGGACGACCCCGCGCACGCGGCGACGGTCCGGGAACTGATCGGAATGCTCGGCGCCGGCTGGCGCGCCTCGGGCCCCCCGTGA